DNA from Brassica napus cultivar Da-Ae chromosome C4, Da-Ae, whole genome shotgun sequence:
ATGACTTCTTGGTCACCATCGCCGCCTTCTTCGTCGCCATCTTCATTGTCATTGTAACACTATTTTATCATACCAGGTAAAATCATTGGGAGTAAAgtttaaagaaaatttcaataagagcatgattatccggGATCCTTAGTGGGTTTCTTAGTGTGTAGGTCTCCACAAAATCTTTAAGAATcggttacaaaaactactaattaagaACCGATCTTAGCgagtttcttacactgttcgcgGGTCCCACTGACACATGACGGCCTGCGATTGgtttgctttttaattttttttttttttttttaaactatctTAAATCATGGCCTAAGTTTTTgggtgttttgttttttgatattttttatttagctCATTGTAGTAACATGTcattttttttcactttaatGGTTGATTGATGATGGATCTTTGTTTTGAGGAGTGCAGACGTGGATAAAGAAATACTCCGTTAGTGATAGTGACACTTGAACGATAACTCCAATACGGTGAATCTATAGTTCGATCACCACCAGATAATTTAACATTGCATTTCTGGAACTGACGGACTGATTTTGGTCGCTAGACACTTTGgttaattcaaataaaaaagaatatcAATGTTCGGTTAGGTGGGTGTAGTGCCGAATCAATTAATCAGAAATTAGTCGAATagttattttttgaattttatgtgattttaagagttatatattaaatatattcacTCATTTCGTAATTCTTGTGTGGCCTAATGGTATGTCGCTAACATGCTTCAACGctcatttctttatttttctttgctAATCTCGTGTTTTTAGTCTAAATACTATAAATCTATGATCTAATATGCGACTTAGAACTTAAAGTCTACAACaggaagatttttttaaaaaatccgaTAACTATACGTTTCGAGGCAAATCGCCACAGTCACCAACCGTTTCCCGACTTTCCGGCGAGTAATCAGCCGAGTTGAGAGATTTTTCGAAGAGGGGTGAATATACATACTCCGTAACACAATTATCCTTTAGAGCTTTCTCTCTCATCTCTATTCCCTTTCTAAAACCTTTCACAAAGAACAGAGAGAGCTTTCGTTTATGTTGGTTTGTCGATCCTCTCGGCCTCCACTCTTGATTATCGGGCTTTTGACTCTTGGTTGGGGTGACTTCCATAGCACCTCATCGTGGGCTTTGTCTCCGGGAAACAGTGGCTCATAAAGCACCGATTTCACCGACTTTGGTTTGATCACCACTTCTCGTTTCACATGTTTCACCGACTTTCGATCTGATCCTCTTTTTCTTCCTCCCCTTTCTTTAAGGTCGTTTCATCTTCAAGCTAAACTTTATCTACAACGATGATTGCTTATTTTTTTCAGGAAGATCGAAGTTTTTTTGATCGATTGATAATGGTGCTTATCCTTCTAGAAATGACGATTCGTCAGACTAAGTTTCTGAGGTTGAATTTCTATGACGGCTGCTCGGCTTGAATGGCCTCCGTTGATGGCGGAGTTTCGATGATCATCTTTTCTGGCTCTGGCGGAGGAAGTTAGCCCCCGCCTTCACACGTGTTCTGAGAACATGTCATTTCCTCCGCTACGATTTACGGTTGCTGGGCTTACGGTCCCAAGTTTTGTTTATGTGTGTCTTCCCCTATGTAGCTCTATAATTTTCTAGAAAATATAgtataattcatttttttatcataGAAACGTCTTAACCACTATATTTTCGTTCATTACATGTTCTTAGATTCGAAAAAATATCCGCTTTTTGGTTTTATGGCTATCTCCCATTCAAATCTATACAAATTTATGCAAAAATATCTTTCTCGACTGTGAAACATCTCACACACATCATCCAAATAAATCATCCCCGAGAAAAATCCTAAAAATCCAGTGATGTGCATTCAAAGATCCACGTAGAACTTCAAACAACCAATTTAGATATGTTTAGTCAGAACTGTAATtgcattttaaaaacattagaaCTTCCATAACtttcaaaacaaaatgaaaatcaacataaaaactaaactaaaaacagttaaattttgatatttagaCTATTTTTTTGGAACTTAAACATCAAAGGTTAAGTAACATAAAATATGTCTTAATtgtaaaactttcaaaaaaaaatattatgtcaaaataaagtttaaatcatttttcagaaaaaagtaagttaaaatatttataaaacaactAACAAAAAGTACATACAAGAAATTAACTTAATATCTAGGGTATTTACttgaaaaattaacatatataattgtgattaaatattaaaatataataaatttccatctaaataaaattgatttaagaTTTGTTACTAAAAGATAAGATGATGTCTTAGAAAGATATAAATCTTCTAAGCAATCTTAtttgtcaaaataaaatataaattagtacAAAAGACTAACAAGATAGAACTGACCTAAATTAGATTGATATTTATGCTACTTCTTTAAGAATTTaacatcaaaattatttttgttaaatatcaGAAATAGTAAAATTCCATATCATTTGAAACAAAATGGTAATAAATATCtcataaatcaaatttaaaactatttaaaaggtactaaattaataattagaatgatattatgtaaataaacataaaagttTCACTAACATgaagaaataaattaaatcttaaaagttttgaaaaatcatatatgtcaataaaaatacaaatcagCATAAACATACTCTCTCTGttcctaaatataagatgtttaggaaaaatacacatattaagaaaattgttttttttgtttagaaaatatcgttaaaactataaaataattgtattcaaccaattacaaaatagattattaaatatgattgattacacagttattaataaagtaaaagttacctagaaagttgaaaacatcttatatattggaacatcaattttttttgaaacatcctACATTTaggaacagagagagtatatTATAAGATgaaaatttatgaatttaataagtcgtctacagctTTTGATTACGCTCAATAAATTGCATTACAAaggtttttttaattgttacaTCTAATCTATCATTATACCGTAAGATttgtctattttttattataatgttatacaaaaataagtttgtgTAAAAAACAATTTAGGTTAAAGCATCACTAATCAATGCATTGTGagaagtttttataaattttccaaaaaaatctaatttgcTTCTCACTATTCCAATTTCATCTTAAGCTGTTTAATAATTAACTTACGAACAATGGAAATATGTTTCTACTCTTAACATACAAACAATATTGTGAGGTTATACATTTTCTACACAATACCGATGACTAATATATTTGCATATGTGTAATGTAATCTATCCAAAGTAGTTTAATGTAGTATCTAAACATGGAATCGTTCATATTGAAATCTCCtaaaaattcacatttttataatcaataattatttaaaaaataataaataccaaACAAATTTTAGTATTGAAAATGAATTATAGcttcaaatttaaagatttattgaattatttttattggTCTACAAATTTAcagatttaaatattaaaaatgatttaacattaatgaaaaatatatatttatatgaaatgaATGTTATTTACATATTCTTCAAAtagtaatttaaaaattcaatcagatgatgtataaaaaaaatatgtgatatacataaaattatagaaaatattattattttattaaatataaagtatttgaacttttaataaacttttaacATGATcttttaataaacttttaagATGATTAATAGCTATAATATTAATAGAACTTCAactatatttacatataaaatatatattaaaatataaattaatgatattgctaacaaaaaataattaatttttcaaaacatttcactctaatttatcaaatattatatcaaaacaaataaattgtataatataaacataaaatataattaatttattttaaactttgaaGTTTGAGTtatatttaacattaaaatttgtaaattttatagaCAAACAAACCGCACATAGTGCGGTAAAACCTccagttatatataaaaattcattaagtaTATTATTCATAGAATTTAACTGTTCTAAATTTTGACATGAAAGTTCGAATGCGAAAAATGACCCGCAAATAAATAGATATGGTTGACTGAATGCATATAAAATCCATCAAACAAGGCTGATCCCAAATAGGCCTATTACAAAGAAAAGCCCATTAAATAgctaacccaaaaaaaattgtattcaaAACCCTACCTGCATCCTTATAAAATAAGCGGCTCCGCTCCAAACATTTTTTCAAACGAACTCTTGAACCCtaatctcttcttcatcttcaagcAGCCACCTCTTTCGCTAGCTATGGAGTTTTGGGGTACGTCTCTCTGAAACTATCTCTCTATAACTTCTATCGAACACCTTTGCGGCCTTACTGTTTCCGACATAAATGATGCAGGAACTTGTTTGTCCTTATTGCTTATGTCTGTATGTACATTGTCTTGTGTTATCATTTGGGTTTTAGTTTGGTGATAAAGTGAGTAGGGTGTTCTGTTTCAAAACATTTATCTTCTTGTGAGCTTTTGTCTGAACATATGTGTGCTTATGTTGTAGGTATTGAGATTAAGCCTGGAAAGCCCACCAAGGTGGAACAAGAAGATGGTTACATGATCCATGTCTCTCAGGTCTGTTATCAATATTAATGTAATGTCTTTTCTTGAAAGATTCTTCTGttagtgttttgattgttttgtgGCGTGTTCTGTCTCAGATTGCAATTGGTGAGTTCAACAAGGTTGGAGATAAGACTGTTCAGGTCTTTGTGAAGGTTAGTGGTGATGATAAGCAAAAGCTTCTCATCGGAAACCTCTCTCAGAAGGTTCCTCAAGTTTATCTTGATCTCTTGTTCGAGCAAGATTTTGAGGTCTCACATGAGTGCAAAAGCTCCAGTGTCTATCTTCTTGGTTACAAGACCGTTGATCCTATGGATGGTGAGCTCAACTCTGGTGAGTTCCATGGTTTCTATATTATAATGGTTTTTTATATGAATGTATTGAAAGCTGGAAGCTAatctttaactttttttttacttgcaGATTTTGATTCAGAGGATGAGGATATTCCCATGGATATGTTTCGAAGCGGTGAGTTTACTTTACTATTGCCACTGTCTTGAAGTTTTACTTTGTGGCTTTGTTACGAATCTTAACTTCGTCATTTTTTATTCAGAATTGGAGAAATCAAAGGCCAATGGTCAAAAGGCCAAccttgaagatgatgaatctGACTCTGATGAGGTAAATTTTACCTTTTTAGTTATAAATAGTGCAAATTTTAATATCTTATGAGTTGTGAGTCAATAAATAAGTTGGAAGCTATGATCTTTGATTTTCTGTAATGTAACGCATGTTTTCTTCTGTTTATTTGGATTAGATGGGTTCGGATGTGGATGAGGATgactcagaagaagaagaagaggatacACCCGTAAAGGTATTTTTCTTACAAACTATCTCTTTGCAATTAGAGATAGCGAACattttaatgaatttattgaatcaaaaataGGTTGAGCCTCCGAACAAGAAAAGACCAAATGGTGGAGCaacgaacaacaacaacacagtTGCATCAAAGAAAGCCAAAGTTGCAAATCAGCAAGGTAACTAAAACTTAAGACAGAAGTAAAAGCTCACAAGTTTGAATGTGAAGATTGGACTAATGGTTGGTTTTTAAACTGATTTGGTGTAGGAGGGCATAAGGGGCACAAGTGCGGCGGTGTTCATCCTCCAAAAAGAAATTAGAGAGAGCCAAGTCTCATTTTTTTCATATGAAGTTTTGATAGTATTTTCCTTGTTGGTGAATGGTTGAGTTACTTGTGAggattttggattttgtttaatcattcaaatatattttatgttgttGTCTGCCATGTCAATGGTTTTAAATGAAGTATGCTTTTTGTTATTTAGGCTAAATACACCATCGGTTTGTTGTTTTAGAATTTAGGTATAAATTTCTGCAGTTCCGATAGTTCCGGACATGCATTGAAGGATCAGTTTACTAGTACAGTTTCCATTACCAGATTTGATGTCCTTGCCAATATCTTTAAGGAAGGTGAAGATCAGCAGGAGGAGTGCCCCAGAAAGTGATTACCACAAAAAAGCTCAAGTCTAATCAGAAAGGTAAGAACAAAAGTCAAAAAAGGCTAATGCTCCAAAGAAAGCTCATCACACTTTACATCATACCATTACCAAGAAGAATTCCTCACAGAGGTTATAATGATTatgcgatttttttttttgcatggaaCTCATACGGCTTCAATAGAATGCGCAAACACAATGCTATACGATCTTGGTTACGGGAAACTAATCCTATTTTTGGTCGTCTTCTTGAAACTCGGCTGAGATAAGACTTCTCGAAGTCAATAATTCAATACACTTTTAGTGGGTGGAATTTTGAGACGAAGTATGAGTACCCTCAGCTTATAACGACTCTTATTTCCTTTACTTCAGGTGAAGAGTTCATGGTTTCGTGCATCTATACTTCCAATTTTTAAAGAGATAGAACTTTGCTTTGGGAAGAAATCAGATCATTGAAGGATAGTTTTAATGCTGGTAGTGTTCCTTGGATTGTATTGGGTAATTTCAACCAAATATTGGGTATTAGATGAACATTCTTGTGGAAAGGCTTCGAGTAATCAGTCATGCAAAACAGTTTCATAAAATGAAGATGGGAAATGGAAACCAAAACTTCTTTCTGGTTTGATTTTTGGTCTCCACTTGGACGTTTGTATGATATCACTGGAGTCCGTGGGTGTATTGACTTGGGGATAAGAGCGGCTGCAACGGTTCTTCAGCGTTGTTTTTGAGAAGAAGAGTAGAAGCCATCGACAAAATATTCTGAACATTATTGAAGCTGCTATGGAAGAACAGAGAACCAAGCTATCAAATGAAAAGGATTGTGCCGTCTGGAAGAGTTCTCCTGATGCTTATAAACCTGTATTCAGCACAAAAAACACTTGGAGTTTACTTCATCAGCAAGCTCAAACTGTCGACTGGCACAAGAGCTTATGGTTCAAACATCATACTCCAAAATTTGCTTTCTTTACTTGGTTAGCTATTCAGAACCGTCTAACAACTGGTGACCGAATGCTTCAATGGTCCTCTAGTATAAACCCATCGTGTGTGTTCTGCAACCAGTTGGAAACTAgggatcatttgtttttttcatgtCCATTCGCTGCAGAGGTGTGGTCTTGGCTAACCAAAAACCTTCTTCGTGGGAGGTTCACCACAGACTGGACAGAGATAATAGAGATTACCAAGGATAATAGTCAGGACTTTCTTTCCAAGttcctaagagcatctccaaccccactccataATTTACTGCAAATAGAGTGGAAAAtgaagtgatgaacaaacaaaaaagtgaTTACTCCATCTCTAACCCGCTATGTTTTCCAGC
Protein-coding regions in this window:
- the LOC106424280 gene encoding histone deacetylase HDT4-like yields the protein MEFWGIEIKPGKPTKVEQEDGYMIHVSQIAIGEFNKVGDKTVQVFVKVSGDDKQKLLIGNLSQKVPQVYLDLLFEQDFEVSHECKSSSVYLLGYKTVDPMDGELNSDFDSEDEDIPMDMFRSELEKSKANGQKANLEDDESDSDEMGSDVDEDDSEEEEEDTPVKVEPPNKKRPNGGATNNNNTVASKKAKVANQQGGHKGHKCGGVHPPKRN